A portion of the Melanotaenia boesemani isolate fMelBoe1 chromosome 2, fMelBoe1.pri, whole genome shotgun sequence genome contains these proteins:
- the zgc:112148 gene encoding Golgi apparatus membrane protein TVP23 homolog B, giving the protein MQRRDSQESPHFGEEEDNFRLKKSAVRHPVASFFHLFFRTSAILVYLLSDIFSSRFIACMVTIILLLSCDFWTVKNVSGRLLVGLRWWNQVDEDGKSRWVFESRKDGKNSTSRAESQIFWLGLTACPIFWVIFMFSTILSFNIKWLAVVIMGLVLQLANLYGYVRCKVGGKSDLGNLAKNYLGAQIFKQAMKERS; this is encoded by the exons ATGCAGAGACGG GACTCCCAAGAGTCTCCTCATTTTGGTGAGGAGGAAGATAACTTCAGGCTCAAAAAGTCTGCAGTTAG GCATCCCGTGGCAtcatttttccatctcttctttCGAACAAGTGccattttggtttatttactAAGTGACATCTTCAGCAGTCGCTTTATTGCATGTATGGTCACCATCATccttctgctgtcatgtgatttcTGGACTGTCAAG AATGTATCTGGCAGACTGCTGGTGGGCCTTCGGTGGTGGAATCAGGTGGATGAAGATGGAAAGAGCCGCTGGGTGTTTGAGTCAAGGAAG GATGGCAAAAACTCCACATCCAGAGCAGAATCCCAGATTTTCTGGCTCGGACTTACTGCGTGCCCCATCTTCTGGgttatttttatgttcagcACCATCTTGTCCTTCAACATTAAATGGCTG GCTGTGGTGATAATGGGTTTGGTTTTACAACTGGCCAACCTCTACGGTTACGTCAGATGTAAAGtgggtggaaagtctgacctgGGAAATTTGGCAAAGAACTACCTGGGTGCCCAGATTTTTAAACAG GCGATGAAGGAAAGATCATGA
- the otop2 gene encoding proton channel OTOP2 — translation MSHICFLKQLTNEEILKTGTMCYKSDNPCECLTSGSLCEPCKMTTKGSGMDGTHLSSNRNAAGQPNTPELNISSTEVVKDQGRNWGWMLSAIICLNNLILGCALVSTSASNNVKISSINLQAFLIVLLLLTSIWMIYYTKFTAKIENAVVYKDQHAGPIWLRGGLLLFGLLSIIMDVFKIASYVGYLHCDSGVKVAFPVVQLIFVLVQTYFLWIHSKDCVQLQKNISRCGLMLTLSTNLVLWMSAVTDESVHLTTLPDSTNHTKLSGRSLYISKSGYGDQACVCSHTACSIFKEAYFYLYPFNSEYSLFASAMAYIMWKNVGRVAAESSHHHHIKFSIKEVFIGPTLGVLLVIAGLATFIIYEIEMQKNHFDDKRDKVLMMHFTMNIVIVTMMSVCTVVGSVIFKLDNRELVSEKNPTRNLDVGLLVGASLGQFIISYFSIVAMVATGAKGYLNMLNLAWAIMMVIQLGLQNFFIIEGLHRKPFQKVEPDAVIANPYVLEANKYVNSLERADMEKKPNLDTAANSPSSTAEQRHKLWKRRVLREVCMFLLLGNIILWIMPAFGARPQFDHVAETEFYQFNMWAAIVNIGLPFGIFYRMHAVASLFEVFLNS, via the exons ATGTCTCATATTTGCTTCCTGAAACAGCTGACCAATGAGGAGATCTTAAAGACAGGAACCATGTGTTATAAATCTGACAATCCATGCGAGTGTTTGACTAGTGGCAGTCTGTGTGAGCCGTGCAAGATGACAACCAAAGGCAGCGGGATGGACGGGACACACCTCTCCAGCAATCGCAATGCTGCAGGGCAACCAAACACTCCCGAGCTGAACATTTCCTCCACTGAGGTTGTGAAGGACCAAGGCCGAAACTGGGGATGGATGCTGTCTGCGATCATCTGTCTGAACAATCTGATTCTGGGCTGTGCTCTGGTCAGTACCAGTGCTTCCAACAATGTTAAGATCAGCTCCATTAACCTGCAGGCATTCCtcattgtcctcctcctcctcacctcaATATGGATGATCTATTACACTAAATTCACAGCCAAGATAGAAAATGCTGTTGTCTACAAGGATCAGCATGCTGGACCCATATGGCTCAGAG GAGGACTTCTCCTATTTGGACTTCTCAGTATCATCATGGACGTTTTCAAGATCGCCAGTTATGTTGGTTACCTCCACTGTGATTCTGGTGTTAAGGTTGCATTCCCCGTGGTGCAGCTCATCTTTGTTTTGGTGCAG ACATACTTTTTGTGGATCCATTCAAAGGACTGTGTGCAGCTCCAAAAGAACATCTCACG ctGCGGGCTgatgctcaccctctccacaaATCTAGTTCTATGGATGAGTGCAGTCACAGACGAGTCCGTTCACCTAACAACTCTACCTGACTCCACAAATCACACTAAACTCTCCGGACGAAGCTTGTACATCAGTAAAA gTGGTTATGGAGATCAGGCTTGTGTGTGCAGCCACACTGCATGTAGCATCTTCAAGGAGGCCTACTTCTACCTGTACCCTTTCAATTCCGAGTACAGCCTCTTTGCCTCTGCCATGGCTTACATCATGTGGAAGAATGTAGGCCGAGTAGCAGCTGAaagcagccaccaccaccacatcaAATTTAGCATCAAGGAGGTCTTTATTGGTCCGACTTTGGGAGTCCTCCTTGTGATCGCAGGCCTGGCAACGTTCATCATATACGAGattgaaatgcaaaaaaatcattttgatgACAAGAGAGACAAAGTATTGATGATGCACTTTACTATGAATATAGTCATAGTTACAATGATGTCTGTTTGCACCGTGGTTGGCAGTGTCATCTTCAAGCTGGACAACAGGGAACTTGTCTCAGAAAAAAATCCCACCCGCAACCTCGATGTGGGGCTCCTAGTTGGAGCCTCACTGGGGCAGTTCATCATCAGTTACTTCTCCATTGTAGCCATGGTTGCAACTGGAGCCAAAGGCTATCTGAACATGCTCAACCTGGCCTGGGCTATAATGATGGTGATCCAGCTTGGCCTGCAAAACTTTTTCATAATCGAAGGTCTGCATCGGAAGCCCTTCCAAAAGGTGGAACCAGATGCAGTGATTGCAAATCCATACGTGTTGGAGGCAAACAAATATGTGAACAGCCTGGAAAGAGcagacatggaaaaaaaacccaacctTGACACAGCAGCGAATAGTCCCAGCAGCACAGCTGAGCAGAGACACAAACTTTGGAAGCGGCGGGTTTTGAGAGAAGTGTGTATGTTTCTGCTACTGGGCAACATTATT CTGTGGATCATGCCTGCATTTGGAGCTCGTCCACAGTTTGACCATGTCGCTGAAACAGAATTCTACCAATTCAACATGTGGGCTGCCATTGTGAACATCGGGCTTCCTTTTGGCATCTTTTATAGAATGCATGCAGTTGCCAGTCTGTTTGAAGTGTTTCTGAACTCATAA